AATGCCGCTACAGGATACTATTCAAGGAAGTCCCACAAGTTAAAAGAACAATAAAAGCAAGATAAATGTTATTAACAACCTCCAGAAAACCTTCACAACGGACAAGATCGTTCTGCCAAAGACTTAAAAAAGCCATGGGATGCCCCTACATAAACAGGGGGAAAATGAATATCCAAGAAATCCTACAAAAGACAATAGAACACAAAGAATCAACACTAGCCATAGTATCTGAGAAACATGGAAACCCCAGCAAAGTAACATTCTATAATACAAGAGGAGAAGAGATAGGATACATGACAATAAACGTAGCAATCCCCAAAAACCTTAAAACAAGACCAACAAAGAAAATAAAAGGGCCCATAGAGAATATAAGATTACTAAAAGGCCTGATACCATTCGAAGAGGGTGCTGGGTGGGATTTCTGGCTTGTAAAACCGGCCCATGGTAGATATAATATGATAATGGAATTATACCATGAAAAGAAACCAACAGGATTTAAAATATTCATAAAGAGAATCCATCTAGAGGATTAATGATGAAACCCCAAAGAATCCAAGGAGAATTCCAGATACAACTAGAAGAAGCCGCCCATATAATATGGAAAGCAATAAAACCAGAAATAGAAAACTCACCATCCACCAGATCAAAAATGAAAATAAAACTAGAAGATGATACAATAATCTTAAAAATAGAATCAAAGGATTCAACAGCATTTAGAGCCGCTATGAACTCAACCCTAAGATGGATAAAACTCGCATATGATATAATAAAACTCGAAAAAGGTGATAATTTATGGAACTCCCAAAAAACATCCAACACCAACTAGCCCAGTTCCAACAATTACAACAACAAGCACAGGCAATCTCACTACAAAAACAGACAGTAGAAAGACAAATCCAAGAAACCCAAAGAGCACTAGAAGAACTCTCAAAGGCAGAAGAAGACGCTGACATATATAGGACCGCAGGCAACCTCCTTATAAAAGCAAAAAAAGAAGAAATAGAAGAAGAATTATCAGACAAACTCGAAACCTTAAAATTGCGCGAAAAAACCATACAAAGGCAAGAAGAAAGGGTTATGAAAAAATTACAGGAAATGCAAGTCAACTTACAAGAAGCCATGAAAAGCGCCGGCCTAAAACCAGGAACGGGAGGCGCGACCTAAATTCTCCTATTTTCCCCCGGGGTGAAAAGCCGTCTTGAAAAAACTAACAAAAGAAGACTCTGATAAAATAGCCAAGCTCCTATCAACAACAATAGAAAAATTCATCTTTTCAAAGATCTCCAAAAAGGAGATAAGAGACATAGACATCACAATAGTCCTAGACTATGAAAAGGGCCTAGATGTTGACATCTCCATTGAATTAATCCCCTATGAATCTTCAAAAATCGAACCCGAGATAGTTAAGGAAGCCATTAACCTAGCCTACAAGGAACTAGACCAACACATCCAACATTTGGATGCTCCCCCATAACATTTAGACCTCCCTAGCAATATTTCCCATTCATCTCATTCACCC
The nucleotide sequence above comes from Methanothermobacter tenebrarum. Encoded proteins:
- a CDS encoding KEOPS complex subunit Pcc1, with the translated sequence MKPQRIQGEFQIQLEEAAHIIWKAIKPEIENSPSTRSKMKIKLEDDTIILKIESKDSTAFRAAMNSTLRWIKLAYDIIKLEKGDNLWNSQKTSNTN
- a CDS encoding DNA-directed RNA polymerase subunit P, which produces MYRCAKCGAQIDLKKYMENKCPKCRYRILFKEVPQVKRTIKAR
- a CDS encoding ribosomal biosynthesis protein, translated to MLLTTSRKPSQRTRSFCQRLKKAMGCPYINRGKMNIQEILQKTIEHKESTLAIVSEKHGNPSKVTFYNTRGEEIGYMTINVAIPKNLKTRPTKKIKGPIENIRLLKGLIPFEEGAGWDFWLVKPAHGRYNMIMELYHEKKPTGFKIFIKRIHLED
- a CDS encoding prefoldin subunit beta: MELPKNIQHQLAQFQQLQQQAQAISLQKQTVERQIQETQRALEELSKAEEDADIYRTAGNLLIKAKKEEIEEELSDKLETLKLREKTIQRQEERVMKKLQEMQVNLQEAMKSAGLKPGTGGAT
- a CDS encoding DUF3194 domain-containing protein translates to MKKLTKEDSDKIAKLLSTTIEKFIFSKISKKEIRDIDITIVLDYEKGLDVDISIELIPYESSKIEPEIVKEAINLAYKELDQHIQHLDAPP